Proteins encoded together in one Mus musculus strain C57BL/6J chromosome 16, GRCm38.p6 C57BL/6J window:
- the Gm34566 gene encoding keratin-associated protein 20-2-like isoform X1, translated as MCYYSSYYGGLGYGYGGLGYGYGCGYGCGYGGYGGYGYGCCSPLCCRRYCCCGFY; from the coding sequence ATGTGTTACTACAGCAGCTACTATGGAGGTCTAGGCTATGGCTATGGTGGCCTAGGCTatggctatggctgtggctatggctgtggctatggAGGCTATGGTGGCTATGGTTATGGCTGCTGCAGCCCACTGTGCTGTAGAAGatactgctgctgtggcttctaTTGA
- the Gm34826 gene encoding keratin-associated protein 20-2-like — protein sequence MCYYGGYYGGLGYGYGGLGYGYGCGCGYGCGYGGYGYGCCRPLCCGRYWSYGFY from the coding sequence ATGTGCTACTACGGAGGGTATTATGGAGGCCTGGGCTATGGCTATGGTGGCCTTGGCTATGGatatggctgtggctgtggctatggctgtggctatggTGGCTATGGTTATGGCTGCTGCCGCCCACTGTGCTGTGGAAGATACTGGTCTTATGGCTTCTATTGA
- the Krtap20-2 gene encoding keratin associated protein 20-2 → MCYYGSYYGGLGCGYGGLGYGYGCGYGCGYGCGYGCGYGGYGYGCCRPLCYRRYWSCGFY, encoded by the coding sequence ATGTGTTACTATGGCAGCTACTATGGAGGCCTGGGCTGTGGCTATGGTGGCCTAGGCTatggctatggctgtggctatggctgtggctatggctgtggctatggctgtggctatggTGGCTATGGTTATGGCTGCTGCCGCCCACTCTGCTATAGAAGATACTGGTCCTGTGGCTTCTACTGA
- the Gm52258 gene encoding keratin-associated protein 20-2-like, which translates to MCYYRGYYGGLGYGYGGLGYGYGCGYGGYGYGCCRPLCCGRYWSYGFY; encoded by the coding sequence ATGTGCTACTACAGAGGATATTATGGAGGTCTGGGCTATGGCTATGGTGGCCTTGGCTATGGATATGGCTGTGGCTATGGTGGCTATGGTTATGGCTGCTGCCGCCCACTGTGCTGTGGAAGATACTGGTCTTATGGCTTCTACTGA
- the Gm34650 gene encoding predicted gene, 34650, whose product MCYYGGYYGGLGYGYGVLGCGCGCGYGCGYGGYGYGYCRPLCCRRYWSYGIY is encoded by the coding sequence ATGTGCTACTACGGAGGATATTATGGAGGCCTGGGCTATGGTTATGGAGTCCTAGGCTGTGGTtgtggctgtggctatggctgtggctatggTGGCTATGGATATGGCTACTGCCGTCCACTGTGTTGTAGAAGATACTGGTCCTATGGCATCTACTGA
- the Gm34566 gene encoding keratin-associated protein 20-2-like isoform X2, with translation MCYYSSYYGGLGYGYGGLGYGYGCGYGCGYGGYGYGCCRPLCCGRYWSYGFY, from the exons ATGTGTTACTACAGCAGCTACTATGGAGGTCTAGGCTATGGCTATGGTGGCCTAGGCTatggctatg gctgtggctatggctgtggctatggTGGCTATGGATATGGCTGTTGCCGTCCACTGTGCTGTGGAAGATACTGGTCTTATGGCTTCTACTGA
- the Gm34733 gene encoding keratin-associated protein 20-2-like, translated as MCYYGGYYGGLGCGYGGLGYGYGCGYGCGYGGYGYGCCRPLCCGRYWSYGFY; from the coding sequence ATGTGTTACTACGGAGGATATTATGGAGGCCTGGGCTGTGGCTATGGTGGCCTAGGCTatggctatggctgtggctatggctgtggctatggTGGCTATGGTTATGGCTGCTGCCGCCCACTGTGCTGTGGAAGATACTGGTCTTATGGCTTCTACTGA